GGTTGTCGGGACCGCTGTCGTCGTCGAAGTAGGCGTGATACAGCCGGTAGATGACGTATACGATGATACCGATGGTCAGGACGGCGAGCGCGCTGGCGAGATACCAGTCGGCCCCCGTTAGTGGCGCTGCACCGCGAACGAAGACGATCTCGAGTTCGCCGTCCTCGAAGTGATGTGGGCCGTCCCAGACGAGGTGTGTCGGCGTCTCGAGGGCGTAGTTGTCCGGCGATTCGATCACGAGCCGCTGATCCGAGGTCAGGCTCGGAAACCACGTTCCGTCCGGTGAGTCGAACGCGTCACCGAAGTAGATTCGTTCCTCGTCGGCCGTGGCGAAGTTCTCCCAGGTAAACGAGTACGAAACGACGCCGACTCGCACCGTCTCGTTCTCGACGTCGATGTCGTCCGCGAGATCCGCTTCGGTTTCCGGTTCTAGCGGTTCGGTTCGTGGCTCGTCCCAGCCAGCGTCGCCGATCGCCATCTCGCGGCCGGTCGTCTCTTCGGCAGCCTCGAGTTCGGTCTGGAACGATTGTGCGTCGTATCCGACTGATCGCTGCCCGGAGACGACTGCTTCGGACCACTCGTCGAACGTCTCGTTACCTTCTTCGCCGATCAGGAGGAATCGACTCTCGATCGACCAGTGGGCGTCACCGTCGTCCTGCACCTGAATTCGTATTACCTGTGCGGGGTCGGCAGGCGGGAGTGACGTGCTGTTCGAGGAGAGAGAGGCCGACTGTACGCGTGGCTCACTAGTAGCGGAAACTGATTGGAGATCCGAGTCGGTCTCTAGGGAAGGCTGATGAGTCGCCGCCGGGTCGGGATTGGAGTTGGACGTGAAACCCGATGCCGACGGTACAGCGGCCACCGCCCCCAAAGTAGACGTTGCGAGGAGGACTGTGAGGGCAAATGTGATGGCGGTGGATAACCGCATGCGTATCAACGGGTGGTTTCCCGGGGGAAAAAACACTTTCTATAGCAGATAATACGAGCTTTCCAGCCGTCAGACGATGTATCAGAGCGTGCAGTGGCCTTCCGACCGGTGCGACCGGCTTTTATATCAGGAGCGCATACAGTGGCCCGATGAAGGGTGTGACCCCCGTTTTCCTCGCGTTGCTTCTCGTCTGTTCGCTGCCCGCGATTGCCCTCGTCGCGGCGGATCCTGGTAGCGAAGCCCGGAGTCAGTTCGACGAGAGCGTACAGCCGACCGTCGCCCAGCAGTCCGACCCTGTTAACACTGTCAACACGACGAACCGTCTCTCCCTCCCCGGTGACCCCGAAACCGAGTATGCAGAGTACGGTTCCGACCTCGGTATCGCACTCGCGAGCAGCGACGATGCCCTCCGCATCGATCACGAAGTGTTCGCGCTCTCGGAACGGGAGTTCGATCAGGCGAACATGACCGAACAGGCTACGATGGTCGAAGCCGCACACGAGCGGATCCAGGAACGGATCGACGACCTCGAGGAACGTGAGCGCGAGGCGGTTCGTGCTCATGCGAACGACGAACAAACGACGGCTGAACTAACACAGACGTTGTTGCGAAACTACCACGAGGCCGACGAGCTAGAAACGACGCTCAACCAGCTCGAATCACGTGCAGAACGAATACCTGGCTACTCGCTCCCGAGTGATGAACTTCGGGCGGATCGGGACGCGCTGAGTGCGTACCAGACCCAGCCACGGACTGGCCTCGATATCGCGAGCGAAACGGCCGATGCCGACCAGCAGTACGAGTACGTAATTCAAACGACCGAGGAGGGATACAGTCTCGCGACGATCGAAGGCGACGTGTACCTCCTCGAAACCGCTCGGTTCGACAACCGTGACACGACCGAACCCGACCAATTCAGCGGGTTCGAACACATCGACCGTGCGAACGAACTGTATCCGTGGGCTGCGGACGATACGCCACCTTCTCGACTCCACGGTGATACACGCGGTTTCTACTGGCTCGAGTACAGTCACGCTCAGGGCAACCTCGAAGTATATCTCGACGCCGGGACAGGCGATGTTTACCGAGAGATACAGGAACTTTCGATCAGTTCGCTGCCCGTTACCGACCAAAACAGCTGGGCGAACGAGAGCCTCGAGATGTCGGTCAACCAGACGGCGGCGAACGGCCCGGTCGAAGTGACGGTTACCGACGAAGAGACCGGCGACCCCGTCCCGGCGACCGTTTCGATCGAGGATCTCGAGAACGAAGAAACGGACCTGATCGAACTGGGAGAAACCGATCCGGAAGACGGTACGCTCCGGTTCGTGCCGCCGACGGGCGACTTCGAGATCACTGCGGAGACGGCAACTAACACTGTCAACGGGACCGTCTCGTCGACTGGATAACCGCCGTCGATTACGACACCTGCGTTCGTTCGCCTTCTGTTTATATACCATCACGACGCAGAGCGACGCGTGAGTATGCCGTCGGCGGCTGCCGAGTGCTGTGAGGCCGATCGAGGTGTCAGCCCGCTGGTCGGCGCGCTGGCCCTGATCGTAATTACGGTCTGTCTAGCTGCTGTCGTCGCCGTCGGCGCTGCCTCGTGGTCACTCGAGTCGACAGGCCCGAACGCGGCAGTCGAACTCGAGGTGGACGGCGACGGATCCGTACTCGTCTTCGATCACGTGGCTGGCGACTCGATCGACGTTCGCGAGTTGACGCTAACGATCGCGATCGACGGGACTGAGCTGTCGCACCAGCCTCAGCTCCCGTTCGTCGGGACGGAGGGGTTCGACGGTGCGCCGTCGGGACCGTTCAACGCCGAATCCGACCCGCACTGGCGGACCGGTGAGCGGGCGACGCTGACCGTCGCCGACACGAACGAGCCGCTGCTCGAGTCCGGTGATACCGTTACAGTCGTCCTCGCTGTCGACGGACACGCGCTCGCGGAACTCGAGGCGACGGCGTAACTACTCGGGTGCGCGAGCGACCGTCGTGATCGCGACGTCGGGATCGTAGGACGGCCCCATGAAGGCGTGTTTCACGTCCTCGAAGCCGGCGGTCTTGAACATCTCGTCCGCCTCGTGTTCGTCGTAAAACAGCATTATCGAGTCGGCGAGTCGCTGGGCGAGGAAGTTGTCCGGGTAGTTCGGGCCGACGACCAGCACCTGCCCGCCGGGTTTCAGCACGCGGCGGAACTCCCGGAGCGCGAGAATCGGGTTCGGCCAGTACTCGATCGATCCCGAGGACCAGACGACGTCGAACGTGTCGGTCGCGAACGGTAGCCGTTCGGCGTCGCCCCGGTGGAAGTGGACCGGTGGCGCGCGCTTGCCGAACTTGCCGTAGGCTTTCTCGAGCTGGTGTTCGCTCTGGTCGAGCGCGTACACTTCGTCGATGTGTTCGAGCAGTCCTTCGGTCGCGAAGCCGGTGCCACAGCCGACGTCGAGGACGGTCATGTCCTCCTCGAGGTCGAGCAACTCGAGGGCCTCGGCGCGCATCTCCTCGTTCCAGATGAAGGGGTTGACCTGGTCGTACACCTTCGAGAGGTACTTGTAGAACAGCCGGGCCCGGGCCTTGTTCTCGAGAACTCCCATTGGACGGAAGTTTCGGTCGGATCGGGATATGTCTACTGTTCCGGTCTTCGTCCTCGGTAACGGATTCGATCGGCAGTTGCAGGGGGGAACGGAGCCGATAGGCTGGCTTTCGGCGGGGGAATCGGGGCCGAGTAATCGGAGTATACTGGCTCCGGAACCGACGGGACGGACCAGACGCTTTCGCAACTACCATATACGCGCTCTTTCAAACGTTCGCTTGCTTAGAGTATGCCGAGGCCACAGGTTCTCGAACGAATCAAGTCGGCGGAGCAAGAAGCCGACGAGATCGTCGCAGAAGCGGAGGAGGATCGCGACGAGCGAATAGCCGAGGCCCGGGAACGAGCCGAGGAGATTCGCACGCAAGCACAACAGGACGCACAGGAACTCAAAGAGCGCCGACTCGAGGAGGCGCGCGAAGAAATCGACGCGGAGTGTGAACGCGTTCTCGAGGACGGCGAAGACGAGCGCGAGGAACTCGCGGGTCGCGCTCGGGATCGGATCGACGAAGTGACCGACCACGTCGTCGACCTGTTCCAGGAGGACGTCCATGCTCAGACCTGAGAAGATGAGCAAGGTCTCGGTGACCGGCTCCAAGGGCGTCATGCCCACGGTCATCGAGACGATCCACGGACTGAACCTGGTCCACCTCTCGGACTACGACGGTTCCTGGGAGGGGTTCGACAACGGTAACCCGATCGAAGGGGCCGACGACGCCTCCGAGAAGCTGGTGACGGTCCGTGCGCTCGAGAGTACGCTCGATCTCTCGGCGGACGAGGCCGACCCCGGTTCCGTCCGGCTCGCGGACGACTGGGAAGGGCGTCTCGAGGAGATCCGCACACAGATCAACGACCTCGATGACCAGCGCAGCGAGGTTCAGGAGGAACTCCGGCAGGTCGACGAACGGATCGACCGTCTCGAGCCCTTCGCGGAACTGGGGATCGAACTGGACCTGCTGTCGGGCTACGACTCCGTCGACGTCAGCGTCGGCGAAGGGCCGACGGGACAGATCGAAGCCGCGCTCGAAGCGGCCGAGGAGATCCGTACGTTCGAGACGTTCACCGGTGGCGACGTCGTGGCTATCGTGGCCGCACCCGCCGAGGACGTCGACGAGGACGACGACCCGATCGCCGACGCGCTGGTCGGCGTCGAATTCACCCGCCACGAGGTTCCGGACACCGAGAAATCACCGTCCGAGTACGTCGATGCGCTGGAACAGCAAAAGCGCGAACTCGAGGCGGAGATCGAGCGAATCGACTCGGATCTCGCGGAGATCAAGCGAAAGGACGGCGCGTTCCTGCTTCGCATCGAAGAGAAACTGACCATCGAGGTCCAGCAGGCGGAGGCTCCGCTCCAGTTCGCGACGACCGATCGGGCGTTCATCGCGGAAGGATGGATCCCGACGGCCGAGTACGACCGACTCGTTGCCGCACTCGAGGACGCCGTCGGCGACAGCGTCGAGGTCGAAGAGCTCGAGCAGGCGAGTTACGACCGCCACGGTGCTACGCACACCGAAGACGTTGCACAGGGTACGCAGGCGGCGAAAGACGACGAAGACGGTCCGAGTCCGGACGCCGACGAGCAGGAACAGCAAAAGGCCGTCACGGACGGTGGCTCGGTCGTCACGATGGACGACCAGCCGCCGACGATCCAGAACAATCCGAGAGGGGCCAAGTCGTTCGAGGCACTGGTCAAGGCAGTCAACCGGCCGAAGTACAACGAACTCGATCCGACGATCCTTCTGTTCCTGACGTTCCCGTTCTTCTTCGGGTTCATGATCAGTGACGTCGGGTACGGACTCCTGTACGTGCTGGTCGGGTACTACATGTACCAGAGCTTCGAGAGTCCCGGGATCACGAGTCTCGGTGGCGTCGCGATGTGGTGTGGCGCTTTCACGATATTCTTCGGGATCCTGTTCGGTGAATTCCTCGGACTCCACGAACTGGGCTACATCGTCTTCGGTGACGCCGGTGCGCCCATGGGAGACAAGGGTCTCACGCCAGCGACGGCTGAGTTCGTCAACGCCTGGCTGATCATCGCAATCGCGCTGGGCGTGCTCCACCTGAACATCGGCTGGATCCTCGACTTCGTCGAGAACATTCAGCACGGCCACGGTGTCTGGGGTGCGATCACCCACAGTGGCTCGTGGCTCCTGATGCTCAACGGGATCTGGATCTGGGTGTTCTCGGCGCAGGCAGCAGACGTCAAGCCGGACTTCATCTACAACGCGTTCGACGGCCAACCGTTCGCGTTCGGCTTCAGCGGCTTCCCGCTGATGGACGTCTTCACCGTCCCGGCAGCGGCCGAAGCGATTCCCGCCGTCGGCGGGGCGCTTGCTGGCTTCGACGTCACGTTCCCGCTGCTGATGGTGATCGCTGGCTTCGTGCTGCTGGCAGTCGGTGATCCCGTCGAACTCGCCGAGTTCGCAATGCCGTTCGCACACGTCGTCTCCTACGCACGGATGACCGCCGTCCTGCTCGCGAAGGGTGGGATGGCGTTCGTCGTCAACCTGCTGACGTTCGGGGCCTACCAGACCCCCGAAGGGTATCGACCGTTCGCCGCTCCATGGAACGCCATTCCCGAAGGCTCGACCGAGATGTTCCCCGGCCTGTTCCACATGGGACCGGCCGAGTTCGTCGTCGGCATTCTCGTGTTCATCGTTGGACACATCCTGGTCTTGCTACTTGGTATCACAAGTGCCGGATTACAGGGGATCCGACTCGAGTATGTCGAGTTCTTTGGGAAGTTTTATGATGGCGGTGGAAAGAACTACGAACCGTTCGGAACCGATCGAAACCACAGTGAGGATTAACTACAATGAGTGAACTCGAACTCGTCAACGCAGTACTGCAGAATGGTGTCGAAGAATCGCCCTTCCTGACCGCTGAGGGTGCCGCAGCGATCGCTGTCGGCCTCTCCGCGCTCGCCGCAGGGTATGCCGAGCGAGGTATCGGTGCCGCCGCAATCGGTGCGATCGCCGAGGACGACGACCTGTTCGTTCCTGGCCTGATCATGACCGTCCTCCCAGAGACGCTCGTGATCCTGGCTCTGGTCGTCGTCTTCATCGTCGGATAACCTCCCTCCCCTTCTCTCACAATGAGTTTGGAAACAGTCGTAGAAGACATTCGAGAAGAGGCCAACGCGCGTGCGGAGGAAATCCGTAGCGAGGCCGAGGCTCGCGCCGACGAGATCGTCTCGGAAGCCGAGGCCGACGCCGAAGAGATCGAGTCGTCGGCCGAGCAGGAGGTCGAACGCGAGACCGAGCAGCTGCGCGAACAGCGACTCTCCAGCGCGAAGCTGGAGGCGAAACAGAAACGCCTGGAGGCCCGCCGTGACGTCCTCGAGGACGTCCACGAGCAGGCCGAATCCGAACTCGTTGCCCTCGAGGGAGACGACCGCGAGGAACTCACTCGCGCTCTCCTCGAGGCTGCAAGCGAGGAGTTCGAGGATGGCGACGACGTCAGCGTCTACGGTCGTGCGGACGACCAGGAGCTGATCGAGTCGATCCTCGACGAGTACGACGACTACGAGTACGCCGGCGAGTACGACTGTCTCGGCGGCGTCGTCGTCGAGAGCGAGGGCTCTCGCGTTCGAGTCAACAACACGTTCGACTCGGTGCTCGAGGACGTCTGGGAGGACAACCTCCAGGAGATCAGTAATCGACTCTTCGACCAATGAGTCTAGGTGCCTCCAACACGGAGTACGTCAACGCTCGCGTCCGAGCACGACGAGCGTCGCTGTTTGCGGACGAAGATTACCGCAAACTGATCCGAATGGGGCCAAGCGGAATCGCGCGGTTCATGGAAGAGTCGGAGTACGAACGCGAGATCAACGAACTCGGGACGCGGTTCTCGGGCGTCGACCTGATCGAATACGCCCTGAACCGCAACCTCGCGAAGCACTTCCAGGACCTGCTCGACTGGTCCGAAGGCCGCATCGAGGACCTCATCGGTCGCTACCTCCGAAAGTTCGACGTCTGGAACCTCAAGACGATCATCCGCGGGATCTACACCGACACGCCCGCCGAGGACATCCGGACGGACCTCATTCGGGCCGGTGAACTCGACGACGCGACGATCGACCGGCTGCTCGAGGTCGACGAGATCGAGGACGCCATCGAGATCCTCGACGGGACGACCTACTACGAGCCGCTCCGTGAAGGCTACGAGGAGTTCGAGGAGACCGGCGTCCTCGTCCCTCTCGAGAACGCACTCGACCGCGAGTTCTACGAGCACCTGCTCGACGACCTCGGTCGCCCCCAGGAGGGGCCGGAAGCGAAGTACGTCGAGTTCCTGCAGGCCGAGATCGACTTCCGGAACGCCCGCAACGCACTGCGACTCGCTCGCAGCGGTGCCGACCTCGATCCGGCGACCTACTACATCGAGGGTGGCGTCCTGTTCGAGGAGTCGGAACTGAACCGACTCGTCGCGGACTACGACGAACTCGTCGATCACATCGCCGAGAACAAACGCTACGGCGACCGACTCTCCGGAGCACTGGATCGGCTGCGCGATGCTGACAGCCTTATCCAGTTCGAGCACGCACTAGACGCTGCGTTGCTCGAGTACGCGGATACCCTCTCGAGTATCTATCCGGTGTCGGTGTCGGCCGTGTTGTCGTACATCCTCGCGAAAGAACGCGAGGTCGAGAACATCCGCGCGATCGCACGGGGCCGTGAGGTCGGTCTCGACGAAAGCGAAATCGAAGAGGAGCTGGTGATCCTATGAGCCAGGAGATCGCAGTCGTCGGCAGTCCGGAGTTCACTACCGGTTTCCGCCTCGCGGGAGTCCGGCGCTTCGAGAACGTCCCGGACGACGAGAAAGACGACGAACTGGACGACGCAGTGACGGACGTCCTCGCGGACGAGGGCGTCGGTATCGTCGTCATGCACGACGACGACCTCGACTACCTCTCACGGGGCGTTCGTCAGGACGTCGAGACGAGCGTCGAACCGGTCGTCGTCACCATCGGCAGCGGAACCGGTGGCGGCGGACTGCGCGACCAGATCAAACGCGCGATCGGTATCGACCTAATGGAAGAGGACGAAGACAGCTAAACTATGAGCCAGGCAGAAGACATCGAATCCGTCGACGAAGACGGTGTAATCGAAAGCGTGAGCGGTCCGGTCGTGACCGCCATGGACCTCGACGCCCGGATGAACGACGTCGTCTACGTCGGCGACGAAGGACTGATGGGCGAGGTTATCGAGATCGAAGGGAACCTGACCACCATTCAGGTGTACGAGGAGACGTCCGGCGTCGGCCCGGGCGAACCCGTCGAGAACACGGGCGAGCCCCTTTCCGTCGACCTCGGACCCGGTATGCTCGACTCTATCTACGACGGCGTCCAGCGTCCGCTGGACGTCCTCGAGGACAAGATGGGGACGGCGTTCCTCGACCGCGGGGTCGACGCCCCCGGTATCGACCTCGAGAAGAAGTGGGAGTTCGAGCCCGAAGTCGAGGAAGGCGACGAAGTCGAACCCGGCGACGTCGTCGGGATCGTCTCCGAGACGGTCACCATCGACCACAAGGTCATGGTGCCGCCGGACTACGAGGGTGGCGAAGTCACCTCGATCGAGAGCGGCGAGTTCACGGTCGAAGAGACCGTCGCCGAACTCTCCTCCGGCGAGGAAATCCAGATGCGCCAGGAGTGGCCGGTCCGTGAGGCCCGACCTGCGGGCAACAAGGAGACGCCGACCGAGCCGCTCGTGACGGGACAGCGCGTCCAGGACGGACTGTTCCCGCTCGCGAAGGGTGGGACGGCGGCGATTCCCGGTCCCTTCGGTTCCGGGAAGACCGTCACCCAGCAGCAACTCGCCAAGTGGTCCGACGCGGACATCGTCGTCTACATCGGCTGTGGCGAGCGTGGCAACGAGATGACCGAGGTCATCGAGGACTTCCCGGAACTGCCGGACCCACAGACCGGGAACCCGCTGATGGCCCGGACCTGCCTCATCGCCAACACGTCGAACATGCCCGTCGCAGCCCGTGAATCCTGTATCTACACGGGTATCACGATCGCCGAGTACTACCGCGACATGGGCTACGACGTCGCGCTGATGGCCGACTCCACCTCCCGGTGGGCAGAGGCCATGCGTGAGATTTCGAGCCGACTCGAGGAGATGCCCGGCGAGGAGGGGTACCCTGCGTACCTCGCCGCCGCGCTCTCCGAGTTCTACGAGCGAGCCGGCAAGTTCCAGCTGATCAACGGCGACGAGGGATCGATTTCGGTCGTCGGTGCCGTTTCGCCGCCGGGCGGGGACTTCTCCGAGCCGGTCACCCAGAACACGCTGCGTATCGTCAAGACGTTCTGGGCGCTGGACGCCGACCTCGCGGAACGTCGGCACTTCCCGTCGATCAACTGGAACGAGTCCTACTCGCTATACAAGGACCAGCTCGACCCCTGGTGGGAGTCCGAGATCGCCGACGACTGGTCGGAGGTCCGCCAGTGGGCTGTCGACACCCTCGACGAAGAGGACGAACTGCAGGAGATCGTCCAGCTCGTCGGCAAGGACGCGCTGCCGGAAGACCAGCAGCTCACGCTCGAAGTCGCTCGCTACCTGCGTGAGGCCTGGCTCCAGCAGAACGCACTCCACGACGTCGACACCTACTGTGAACCCGAGAAGACCTACCGGATGCTGACGGCGATCAAGACCTTCAACGACGAGGCCTTCGATGCGCTCGAGGCAGGCGTCCCGGTCGACGAGATCCAGGACGTCGACGCTGCACCGCGACTCAACCGGATGGGCACCTCCGAGGACTGGGAGGCGTTCATCGAGGACATCGAGAGCGATCTCGAAGAACAACTGCGAGCACTGTACTAACGATGAAAGAGTACCAGACTATCACGGAAATCAGCGGTCCGCTGGTGTTCGCCGAAGTCGACGAACCCGTCGGCTACGACGAGATCGTCGAGATCGAGACACCACAGGGCGAGACCCTGCGCGGACAGGTACTGGAATCGAGCGAAGGTATCGTCTCGATCCAGGTGTTCGAAGGGACTGGCGGTATCGACCGCAACGCCTCCGTTCGCTTCCTGGGCGAGACGATGAAGATGCCCGTCACCGAGGATCTGCTCGGACGGGTGCTCGACGGCTCCGGGAACCCGATCGACGACGGTCCGGAGATCGTCCCCGACAAGCGACAGGACATCGTCGGCGAGGCGATCAACCCCTTCTCGCGTGAGTACCCCGAGGAGTTCATCCAGACCGGCGTCTCCGCCATCGACGGCATGAACACGCTGGTTCGTGGCCAGAAGCTGCCGATCTTCTCCGGATCGGGGCTGCCACACAACGAACTCGCGCTCCAGATCGCCCGTCAGGCGACCGTGCCGGAAGAAGAGGAAGGCGACGGCGAAGGCTCGGAGTTCGCAGTCATCTTCGGTGCGATGGGGATCACCCAGGAAGAGGCAAACGAGTTCATGGACGACTTCGAGCGCACCGGTGCGCTCGAGCGGTCGGTCGTCTTCATGAACCTCGCGGACGACCCGGCAGTCGAACGTCAGGTCACGCCGCGACTCGCACTTACCACGGCCGAATACCTCGCCTTCGAGAAGGACTACCACGTGCTGGTCATCCTCACGGACATGACCAACTACTGTGAGGCGCTTCGTGAGATCGGTGCCGCACGTGAGGAGGTTCCGGGCCGACGTGGTTACCCGGGTTACATGTACACCGACCTGGCTCAGCTCTACGAGCGCGCCGGTCGTATCGAAGGCAAGGACGGATCTGTCACCCAGATTCCGATCCTGACGATGCCCGGCGACGACGACACCCACCCGATTCCGGACCTGACTGGCTACATTACCGAGGGCCAGATTATGATGGATCGGGACCTGAACAGCCAGGGTATCGAGCCGCCGATCAACGTCCTGCCCAGCCTGTCGCGGCTGATGGACGACGGTATCGGTGAGGGCCTGACCCGCGAAGACCACGGCGACGTCTCCGACCAGATGTACGCCGCCTACGCTGAGGGTGAGGACCTGCGCGACCTCGTGAACATCGTCGGTCGCGAAGCACTCTCCGAGCGGGACAACAAGTTCCTCGACTTCGCCGACCGCTTCGAAACGGAGTTCGTCCAGCAGGGGTACGACACCAACCGTTCGATCGAGGAGACGCTCGATCTCGGCTGGGACCTGCTCTCGATGCTCCCCAAGACGGAACTCAACCGTATCGACGAGGACCTCATCGAAGAGCACTACCGCGAAGAGGCAGTCGAAGCCACCGCGGACGACTGAGACGTCGACTGTAGCGATTTCGTCGTTTATCAGCTTTTTTCCCGCCGTCGGAACGCCGTACTGTTTACCTGATAGGGGTTGCTGTACGCTCGGCCGGTCTGGTCGTCCTGCGGTGAATTACGCGATATCAGCCGTTAACAGGTACGGAACGGTGCTTGTCGCGATGTAACTGTACTGTTCACGAACTTGCCGCCAGTTTCTCTCACTCGCTTCTATAGAACTCGGTCGTTCAGGGATTCGGACGTCGCGTTCGGCTGGAGACATCAGGGTCCCTGCCACTGCAGCGACGTGAGGAACACGAGAATCATCACTGCGAGAATTACGAGTGCGTGATCCGTCGCCCACCGTTCGAACGCCGATGAGAGTACCACTCCAGCGGCGAGCATCCCGAAAATAC
This region of Natronobacterium texcoconense genomic DNA includes:
- a CDS encoding type IV pilin yields the protein MPSAAAECCEADRGVSPLVGALALIVITVCLAAVVAVGAASWSLESTGPNAAVELEVDGDGSVLVFDHVAGDSIDVRELTLTIAIDGTELSHQPQLPFVGTEGFDGAPSGPFNAESDPHWRTGERATLTVADTNEPLLESGDTVTVVLAVDGHALAELEATA
- a CDS encoding DUF7096 domain-containing protein, with amino-acid sequence MKGVTPVFLALLLVCSLPAIALVAADPGSEARSQFDESVQPTVAQQSDPVNTVNTTNRLSLPGDPETEYAEYGSDLGIALASSDDALRIDHEVFALSEREFDQANMTEQATMVEAAHERIQERIDDLEEREREAVRAHANDEQTTAELTQTLLRNYHEADELETTLNQLESRAERIPGYSLPSDELRADRDALSAYQTQPRTGLDIASETADADQQYEYVIQTTEEGYSLATIEGDVYLLETARFDNRDTTEPDQFSGFEHIDRANELYPWAADDTPPSRLHGDTRGFYWLEYSHAQGNLEVYLDAGTGDVYREIQELSISSLPVTDQNSWANESLEMSVNQTAANGPVEVTVTDEETGDPVPATVSIEDLENEETDLIELGETDPEDGTLRFVPPTGDFEITAETATNTVNGTVSSTG
- a CDS encoding V-type ATP synthase subunit E; translated protein: MSLETVVEDIREEANARAEEIRSEAEARADEIVSEAEADAEEIESSAEQEVERETEQLREQRLSSAKLEAKQKRLEARRDVLEDVHEQAESELVALEGDDREELTRALLEAASEEFEDGDDVSVYGRADDQELIESILDEYDDYEYAGEYDCLGGVVVESEGSRVRVNNTFDSVLEDVWEDNLQEISNRLFDQ
- a CDS encoding V-type ATP synthase subunit C produces the protein MSLGASNTEYVNARVRARRASLFADEDYRKLIRMGPSGIARFMEESEYEREINELGTRFSGVDLIEYALNRNLAKHFQDLLDWSEGRIEDLIGRYLRKFDVWNLKTIIRGIYTDTPAEDIRTDLIRAGELDDATIDRLLEVDEIEDAIEILDGTTYYEPLREGYEEFEETGVLVPLENALDREFYEHLLDDLGRPQEGPEAKYVEFLQAEIDFRNARNALRLARSGADLDPATYYIEGGVLFEESELNRLVADYDELVDHIAENKRYGDRLSGALDRLRDADSLIQFEHALDAALLEYADTLSSIYPVSVSAVLSYILAKEREVENIRAIARGREVGLDESEIEEELVIL
- a CDS encoding methyltransferase domain-containing protein; this translates as MGVLENKARARLFYKYLSKVYDQVNPFIWNEEMRAEALELLDLEEDMTVLDVGCGTGFATEGLLEHIDEVYALDQSEHQLEKAYGKFGKRAPPVHFHRGDAERLPFATDTFDVVWSSGSIEYWPNPILALREFRRVLKPGGQVLVVGPNYPDNFLAQRLADSIMLFYDEHEADEMFKTAGFEDVKHAFMGPSYDPDVAITTVARAPE
- the ahaH gene encoding ATP synthase archaeal subunit H, translating into MPRPQVLERIKSAEQEADEIVAEAEEDRDERIAEARERAEEIRTQAQQDAQELKERRLEEAREEIDAECERVLEDGEDEREELAGRARDRIDEVTDHVVDLFQEDVHAQT
- a CDS encoding V-type ATP synthase subunit I gives rise to the protein MLRPEKMSKVSVTGSKGVMPTVIETIHGLNLVHLSDYDGSWEGFDNGNPIEGADDASEKLVTVRALESTLDLSADEADPGSVRLADDWEGRLEEIRTQINDLDDQRSEVQEELRQVDERIDRLEPFAELGIELDLLSGYDSVDVSVGEGPTGQIEAALEAAEEIRTFETFTGGDVVAIVAAPAEDVDEDDDPIADALVGVEFTRHEVPDTEKSPSEYVDALEQQKRELEAEIERIDSDLAEIKRKDGAFLLRIEEKLTIEVQQAEAPLQFATTDRAFIAEGWIPTAEYDRLVAALEDAVGDSVEVEELEQASYDRHGATHTEDVAQGTQAAKDDEDGPSPDADEQEQQKAVTDGGSVVTMDDQPPTIQNNPRGAKSFEALVKAVNRPKYNELDPTILLFLTFPFFFGFMISDVGYGLLYVLVGYYMYQSFESPGITSLGGVAMWCGAFTIFFGILFGEFLGLHELGYIVFGDAGAPMGDKGLTPATAEFVNAWLIIAIALGVLHLNIGWILDFVENIQHGHGVWGAITHSGSWLLMLNGIWIWVFSAQAADVKPDFIYNAFDGQPFAFGFSGFPLMDVFTVPAAAEAIPAVGGALAGFDVTFPLLMVIAGFVLLAVGDPVELAEFAMPFAHVVSYARMTAVLLAKGGMAFVVNLLTFGAYQTPEGYRPFAAPWNAIPEGSTEMFPGLFHMGPAEFVVGILVFIVGHILVLLLGITSAGLQGIRLEYVEFFGKFYDGGGKNYEPFGTDRNHSED
- a CDS encoding V-type ATP synthase subunit F, with protein sequence MSQEIAVVGSPEFTTGFRLAGVRRFENVPDDEKDDELDDAVTDVLADEGVGIVVMHDDDLDYLSRGVRQDVETSVEPVVVTIGSGTGGGGLRDQIKRAIGIDLMEEDEDS
- a CDS encoding helix-turn-helix transcriptional regulator, encoding MRLSTAITFALTVLLATSTLGAVAAVPSASGFTSNSNPDPAATHQPSLETDSDLQSVSATSEPRVQSASLSSNSTSLPPADPAQVIRIQVQDDGDAHWSIESRFLLIGEEGNETFDEWSEAVVSGQRSVGYDAQSFQTELEAAEETTGREMAIGDAGWDEPRTEPLEPETEADLADDIDVENETVRVGVVSYSFTWENFATADEERIYFGDAFDSPDGTWFPSLTSDQRLVIESPDNYALETPTHLVWDGPHHFEDGELEIVFVRGAAPLTGADWYLASALAVLTIGIIVYVIYRLYHAYFDDDSGPDNPPVAAAEAGDSSSSQPANEPSTGSGVELQHEAEPEDDIDPELLSDEERVRRLLKQNGGRMKQASIVTETGWSNAKVSQLLSKMDENGEIEKLRIGRENLITLPDVDPVEMD